One Sphingopyxis macrogoltabida genomic region harbors:
- a CDS encoding helix-turn-helix domain-containing protein has protein sequence MAGGRKTLGAVMAGLRTRNGWTLKEMSQHSGIPMSTLSKVEHDRLSLTYDKLQQVSERLNISMADLFAEEPAAATVLGRRSVGTLETAVRVETPNYEYNYVCTELRNKRMVPVITRIRAKTIEEFGELVRHSGEEFIYVVEGRLIVHTEFYDPIELNPGESIYIDSGMGHAYVCDAKSGETLTIGVMSSADEDLSALVPSASHRPGKAA, from the coding sequence GTGGCAGGTGGTCGAAAGACTTTGGGTGCGGTGATGGCGGGCCTTCGCACGCGCAACGGCTGGACGCTCAAGGAAATGAGCCAGCACAGCGGCATCCCCATGTCGACCCTGTCGAAGGTCGAGCATGACCGGCTGTCGCTCACTTACGACAAGCTGCAACAGGTCAGCGAGCGGCTCAACATCAGCATGGCCGACCTGTTCGCCGAGGAGCCCGCGGCGGCGACCGTGCTCGGACGGCGCAGCGTCGGCACGCTCGAAACCGCGGTCCGCGTCGAAACGCCCAATTACGAGTATAATTATGTCTGCACCGAGCTTCGGAACAAGCGCATGGTGCCCGTCATCACGCGCATCCGCGCCAAGACGATCGAGGAATTCGGCGAACTCGTCCGCCATTCGGGCGAGGAGTTCATCTATGTCGTCGAGGGACGGCTGATCGTGCACACCGAATTTTACGATCCGATCGAACTGAACCCCGGCGAGTCGATCTATATCGATTCGGGCATGGGCCATGCCTATGTCTGCGATGCGAAATCGGGCGAAACGCTGACCATCGGCGTCATGTCGAGCGCCGACGAGGATTTGTCGGCCCTCGTCCCCAGCGCCAGCCACCGCCCCGGCAAAGCCGCTTAG
- a CDS encoding RidA family protein: MTNISALPLSMVRQAGDLVFISGQLSLADGKVFGDDIVTQTGRALDGLEGHLASLGLDLTDVVKTTIWITSKENFAGFNTTYAARFSAPYPARSTVVSDLVLDGALVEIEAVAQLRR, encoded by the coding sequence ATGACTAATATTTCCGCCCTGCCGCTGTCGATGGTTCGCCAGGCCGGCGACCTCGTCTTCATTTCGGGCCAGCTCTCGCTCGCCGACGGCAAGGTCTTCGGCGACGACATCGTTACCCAGACCGGGCGCGCGCTCGACGGGCTAGAGGGCCATCTCGCCAGCCTCGGCCTTGACCTGACCGACGTGGTCAAGACGACGATCTGGATCACGTCGAAGGAAAATTTCGCGGGCTTCAACACGACCTACGCCGCGCGTTTCAGCGCCCCCTACCCCGCACGGTCGACGGTGGTCAGCGATCTCGTGCTCGACGGCGCGCTCGTCGAGATCGAAGCGGTCGCGCAGCTTCGCCGCTGA